In Citrus sinensis cultivar Valencia sweet orange chromosome 2, DVS_A1.0, whole genome shotgun sequence, a single genomic region encodes these proteins:
- the LOC107175730 gene encoding premnaspirodiene oxygenase-like has product MDSSTTQIPQLPSFPLLLTSLLFFLMLVKYWKQSEGGKGKLPPGPKQLPIIGNLHQLSSHGLGLPHHAVTKFCNKYGPVMKLQLGQLVAVIISSPEAAKEVLKTNESSFAQRPEVYAVEVMSYDHSSIVFSPYNDYWRQLRKISVLELLSAKRVQSFKSIREDEVWDLVEFIASSERQCINLSKHIFAMTNNVVSRAAFGKKCKDQHDFTRLLQEIMQLAGGFDVADLFPSLTFLRSLTGMKPALLKIQKKIDRILEDIVVEHQMKRKDAASGINAEKPDGDDLVDTLLNYAEANDHDIDFRLTIDQVKAVTMDIFSAGSETSATSMEWAMSELLKNPRVMKKAQEEIREACKGKSRIEEADIQKLDYLKAIIKETFRLHPPGPLIPREARETCEIRGYRVPAKAKILINVYAMGRDPTIWSDPESFYPERFEGSFIDFKGNHFELLPFGGGRRICPGISFATANIELGLAQLLYHFNWKPGNGIKLEDLDMGENFGMTARKKENLLVIATTHIPFRK; this is encoded by the exons ATGGATTCTTCAACAACCCAAATACCTCAATTACCATCCTTCCCACTCCTCTTaacttctcttctcttcttcttaatGCTAGTTAAATATTGGAAGCAATCCGAAGGCGGCAAAGGCAAGCTGCCTCCAGGTCCAAAGCAGCTGCCCATTATAGGCAACCTGCATCAATTATCATCCCATGGCCTTGGCCTACCACATCATGCTGTGACAAAATTCTGCAACAAGTATGGCCCCGTGATGAAACTACAGCTAGGCCAACTCGTCGCCGTGATCATTTCATCACCCGAAGCAGCCAAAGAAGTGTTGAAAACAAACGAGAGCAGCTTCGCGCAAAGGCCTGAAGTGTATGCTGTTGAAGTAATGTCATACGATCACTCCAGCATTGTGTTTTCGCCCTACAATGACTACTGGAGGCAGCTCAGGAAAATTTCCGTCCTGGAGCTCTTGAGCGCGAAGCGAGTCCAGTCATTTAAATCAATTAGGGAAGATGAAGTGTGGGATCTTGTTGAATTTATTGCCTCGTCCGAGAGGCAGTGCATCAATCTAAGCAAGCATATCTTCGCTATGACGAATAACGTGGTGTCGCGAGCAGCTTTTGGGAAGAAATGCAAAGATCagcatgattttacaaggTTGCTTCAGGAAATTATGCAACTTGCCGGAGGGTTTGATGTTGCCGATTTGTTTCCATCGCTTACGTTTCTTCGTTCTTTGACTGGGATGAAGCCTGCGCTGCtgaaaattcagaaaaagaTTGATAGGATTCTTGAAGACATTGTGGTTGAAcatcaaatgaaaagaaaagatgcTGCTAGCGGCATTAATGCTGAAAAACCTGACGGGGATGATCTAGTTGATACGCTCTTGAATTATGCTGAGGCGAATGACCATGACATTGATTTTCGCCTTACAATTGATCAAGTCAAAGCTGTCACTATG gATATTTTCTCAGCAGGGAGCGAGACTTCAGCAACATCAATGGAATGGGCAATGTCAGAACTGCTTAAAAACCCGAGAGTGATGAAGAAGGCACAAGAAGAGATAAGAGAAGCATGCAAAGGAAAGAGCAGAATTGAAGAAGCAGACATTCAAAAGCTTGATTACCTGAAAGCAATTATCAAAGAAACATTCAGATTACACCCTCCAGGTCCCTTGATTCCAAGAGAAGCAAGAGAAACTTGCGAGATTAGAGGATACAGAGTACCAGCTAAGGCCAAAATCCTGATTAATGTTTATGCAATGGGGAGAGATCCAACAATTTGGAGCGATCCTGAAAGCTTTTATCCAGAGAGGTTTGAAGGTTCTTTCATCGACTTCAAAGGGAACCACTTTGAATTGCTTCCATTTGGTGGAGGAAGGAGGATTTGTCCGGGCATTTCATTTGCTACTGCAAATATTGAACTTGGACTTGCTCAGTTGCTCTACCATTTTAATTGGAAACCTGGAAATGGGATCAAACTTGAAGACCTTGACATGGGCGAGAATTTTGGGATGACTGCTAGAAAGAAGGAGAATTTGCTTGTGATTGCAACCACTCATATTCCTTTCCGAAAATGA
- the LOC112498105 gene encoding uncharacterized protein LOC112498105 produces MEANVKLEDSPVANMTGEISFANNSLVVAELGMEVEAEILESPHGYKADNFIKRSGFDNSYRVEAEGFAGGIWVIWKDFLHIKIDASHSQVSNSRPFWFQAAWLTNEGFKDFVAESWNQNLQYVDVVNQFRLKVIEWNKQCFGNIFWRKKRLLARLGGIQRALESYYSRGLVDLEKNLKADLEENKILSEGLNSTLLALIPKTENPSSLKMYRPISLCNVAYKTITKMIANQLHSILPHLVGPHQTSFILGRHITENIVIAQEVMHSMRKKTGATGFMVIKVDLEKAYDRLSWEFISDTLREARIPPDLIQVIMTCITSATMRILWNGEATNEFIPSRGIRQGCPLSPYLFVLCIERLSHGIHNAVNVGKWRPIMLSHTGTPLSYLFFPDDLLLLAEATVEQAKVISAVLVDFCFCSNAKVNTSKTLLYFSKNIGAKDISSILNLLVFSVTSDLGKYLGVPLHHFRVSTNMFQEIIDKVEKRLSGWNASHLSLAGRITLAQSVLQAIPIYIMQTISLPSVVRGRIDRACRKFIWSDVSSQQKLSMSEVLASRRWCLGDGLYVRFWWDLWVIDNVPLIAYATDSIPVEILECKVADFVDVNGSWCWSSFEQYLPNNIILQIAALHPPSHAKGMDTIFWTHSKHGEFTTSFAYLALSGYNSAAEDRIWRLIWTWKGPQSVRVFLWQAFHARLKTKAELARRHLLTSTCCDRCGALCEDAMHALRDCPLVKQFWFNIIPISQRQGFFNARFHHWLHSNLVDDSRMGDVSNWVVFFGLALWRIWYWRN; encoded by the exons ATGGAGGCAAATGTTAAGCTTGAAGACTCTCCCGTCGCAAACATGACTGGAGAAATTTCGTTTGCTAATAATAGCTTGGTTGTTGCCGAACTTGGAATGGAGGTTGAGGCCGAGATTTTAGAGTCCCCTCA TGGTTACAAGGCtgacaattttattaagaGAAGTGGTTTTGACAACTCTTATAGGGTAGAAGCAGAGGGTTTTGCTGGTGGTATATGGGTCATCTGGAAAGATTTTCTTCATATCAAGATAGATGCTAGTCACTCTCA GGTTTCAAACTCTCGTCCGTTTTGGTTTCAAGCGGCTTGGCTCACTAATGAGGGGTTTAAGGATTTTGTGGCTGAATCCTGGAATCAAAACCTCCAGTATGTAGATGTAGTTAATCAATTTCGTCTCAAAGTTATTGAATGGAACAAACAGTGTTTTGGGAATATTTTTTGGCGGAAGAAACGTTTATTGGCCCGTTTAGGAGGGATTCAGAGGGCTTTGGAGAGCTATTATTCTCGGGGGCTTGTGGATCtggagaaaaatttaaaagctgACCTTGAAGAG AATAAAATTCTCTCTGAAGGGCTTAACTCTACGCTGCTTGCTCTTATTCCCAAGACAGAAAACCCTTCCTCTTTGAAGATGTATCGTCCTATCTCCCTTTGCAATGTCGCTTACAAGACTATCACCAAGATGATTGCAAACCAGCTTCACTCTATTTTACCTCATTTGGTTGGCCCTCACCAAACCAGTTTCATTCTTGGCCGCCATATCAcagaaaatattgtaattgctCAAGAAGTTATGCACTCTATGCGTAAGAAGACAGGCGCTACAGGTTTCATGGTTATTAAGGTTGATTTAGAGAAGGCCTATGATCGTCTCAGTTGGGAATTCATTAGTGATACTTTGCGAGAAGCTCGGATTCCTCCCGATCTTATCCAAGTTATCATGACATGCATTACTTCGGCTACTatgaggattttgtggaatggGGAAGCTACTAATGAATTTATTCCTTCTAGAGGAATTCGTCAGGGTTGCCCTCTATCTCCTTACCTCTTTGTTCTTTGCATCGAACGTCTTAGTCATGGGATTCACAATGCCGTTAATGTTGGGAAGTGGCGTCCAATCATGTTATCTCATACTGGTACTCCTTTATCCTATCTCTTTTTCCCTGATGACCTTCTTTTGCTTGCAGAGGCTACTGTTGAGCAAGCTAAAGTTATTTCGGCAGTGTTAgtagatttttgtttttgctctAATGCTAAAGTGAATACAAGCAAAACCttactttatttttccaaaaacaTAGGTGCTAAAGATATATCCTCCATTTTGAATCTTCTTGTCTTCTCGGTTACATCCGATCTCGGTAAATACCTTGGGGTCCCTCTGCATCATTTTAGAGTCTCTACTAACATGTTCCAAGAGATTATCGATAAGGTGGAAAAGCGGCTATCGGGCTGGAATGCTTCACACTTGTCTTTGGCTGGTCGTATCACTCTAGCTCAGTCAGTCCTCCAGGCAATCCCAATTTATATTATGCAAACTATTTCACTTCCTAGTGTTGTTCGTGGGCGTATCGATAGGGCTTGCAGGAAGTTTATTTGGAGCGATGTTTCTTCTCAGCAGAAGCTCAGCATG AGCGAAGTCCTTGCGAGCAGGCGTTGGTGTTTGGGAGATGGTCTATATGTTCGCTTTTGGTGGGATCTTTGGGTTATTGATAATGTTCCCTTAATAGCCTACGCAACTGATTCTATCCCTGtggaaattctggaatgcaagGTGGCTGATTTCGTTGATGTAAATGGGAGTTGGTGCTGGTCCAGTTTTGAGCAGTATCTTCCCaacaatattatccttcaaataGCGGCTCTCCATCCCCCTTCTCATGCGAAGGGCATGGATACCATTTTTTGGACTCATTCGAAACATGGTGAGTTTACTACAAGCTTTGCTTATTTGGCTCTCTCTGGTTACAACTCAGCTGCTGAAGATCGAATTTGGAGGTTGATCTGGACGTGGAAAGGCCCTCAGAGCGTGCGAGTCTTCTTGTGGCAGGCCTTTCATGCGAGGTTGAAGACTAAGGCTGAGTTGGCTAGACGGCATCTTCTCACCTCGACTTGTTGCGACCGATGTGGGGCTTTGTGTGAGGATGCCATGCATGCTCTACGTGACTGTCCTTTGGTTAAGCAGTTTTGGTTCAACATCATCCCCATAAGTCAACGACAAGGCTTTTTTAACGCTCGGTTCCACCATTGGCTGCACTCGAATTTGGTTGATGATAGTAGAATGGGAGATGTTTCAAATTGGGTTGTTTTCTTTGGTTTAGCATTATGGAGGATTTGGTATTGGAGGAACTAG